A single region of the Anomaloglossus baeobatrachus isolate aAnoBae1 chromosome 2, aAnoBae1.hap1, whole genome shotgun sequence genome encodes:
- the LOC142290764 gene encoding secreted frizzled-related protein 2-like, whose protein sequence is MLVLVSAGLLMGVVLLLPPVSGFPFILTQLSTRKSSCKPVPSSMTLCHGVGYSEMRLPNLLGHDTMKEVLQQAGSWVPLLTKQCHADTKKFLCSLFAPVCLSDLEEAIHPCRSLCEEVRDGCTPVMAAFGFPWPEMFNCSQFPEGNELCVPPAGMEDKTPVSREELPCSACHSPADTEKEFLQDFCARDFAMKVTLRSVSSVEGDVMVVPEVRSRTVYKAKGWTEEELRKTVLWLTDGDSCVCAELQEPGATVLVMGHRADDRLVISWVRKWQKSEKEMKKFSRTVRKLQC, encoded by the exons GTGTCCGCCGGGCTCCTGATGGGGGTCGTCCTCCTGCTGCCCCCAGTCTCAGGATTTCCTTTTATTCTCACCCAGTTGAGTACCCGTAAAAGCAGCTGCAAGCCGGTGCCGAGCAGTATGACGCTGTGCCACGGGGTGGGCTACAGCGAGATGCGCCTGCCCAACCTGCTAGGACATGACACCatgaaagaggttctgcagcaggcgGGCTCCTGGGTGCCGCTTCTCACCAAGCAGTGCCACGCAGACACCAAGAAGTTCCTGTGCTCCCTCTTTGCCCCGGTGTGCCTCAGTGACCTGGAGGAGGCCATTCACCCCTGCCGATCCCTGTGTGAGGAGGTCCGGGACGGCTGCACCCCCGTGATGGCCGCCTTCGGGTTTCCGTGGCCGGAGATGTTTAACTGTTCTCAGTTTCCAGAAGGGAACGAACTGTGTGTGCCCCCTGCTGGCATGGAGGATAAGACCCCAGTGTCAAGGGAAG AGCTCCCGTGCTCCGCCTGTCACAGCCCCGCTGACACCGAGAAGGAATTCCTGCAGGATTTCTGCGCCCGGGACTTTG CCATGAAGGTGACGCTGCGCTCGGTGTCCTCCGTGGAGGGGGACGTCATGGTGGTCCCGGAGGTGCGGAGCCGCACGGTGTATAAAGCCAAGGGCTGGACGGAGGAGGAGCTGAGGAAGACGGTGCTGTGGCTGACGGACGGTGACAGCTGCGTGTGCGCGGAGCTGCAGGAGCCGGGGGCCACGGTGCTGGTCATGGGGCATCGGGCAGACGACCGGCTCGTCATCTCCTGGGTCCGGAAATGGCAGAAGAGCGAGAAGGAAATGAAGAAGTTCTCCCGGACGGTGCGGAAGCTGCAGTGCTAG